Proteins co-encoded in one Arachis stenosperma cultivar V10309 chromosome 7, arast.V10309.gnm1.PFL2, whole genome shotgun sequence genomic window:
- the LOC130940497 gene encoding L-ascorbate peroxidase T, chloroplastic-like isoform X1, with product MEEWMSHHLNNVLKKADFQVYAKKYAEDQVAFFNDYAEAHAKLSNLGAKFDPPEGIVLDPSPKPQAEKFEAAKYSTEKRELSDTMKQKIRSEYEAIGGSPDKPLQSNYFLNIMIIIAVLELLTSLLGKWFLEVIQSNFHLYFWKRLERS from the exons ATGGAAGAGTGGATGTCTCATCACTTGAACAATGTCCTAAAGAAGGCAGACTTCCAG GTTTATGCTAAGAAGTATGCTGAGGATCAGGTAGCATTCTTCAACGATTATGCTGAAGCCCATGCCAAGCTAAGCAACCTTGGTGCAAAATTTGATCCTCCAGAG GGCATAGTATTAGATCCTTCTCCAAAGCCACAAGCAGAGAAGTTTGAAGCAGCAAAGTACTCAACTGAAAAG AGAGAGCTATCTGATACTATGAAGCAGAAGATTCGATCTGAATATGAGGCAATTGGTGGAAGCCCAGATAAGCCCCTACAGTCAAACTATTTTCTTAATATCATGATTATCATTGCTGTTTTGGAACTTTTGACATCACTGCTTGGAAAGTGGTTTTTGGAAGTAATCCAAAGTAACTTTCatttatatttttggaaaagacTCGAAAGAAGTTAG
- the LOC130940497 gene encoding L-ascorbate peroxidase T, chloroplastic-like isoform X2 has product MEEWMSHHLNNVLKKADFQVYAKKYAEDQVAFFNDYAEAHAKLSNLGAKFDPPEGIVLDPSPKPQAEKFEAAKYSTEKD; this is encoded by the exons ATGGAAGAGTGGATGTCTCATCACTTGAACAATGTCCTAAAGAAGGCAGACTTCCAG GTTTATGCTAAGAAGTATGCTGAGGATCAGGTAGCATTCTTCAACGATTATGCTGAAGCCCATGCCAAGCTAAGCAACCTTGGTGCAAAATTTGATCCTCCAGAG GGCATAGTATTAGATCCTTCTCCAAAGCCACAAGCAGAGAAGTTTGAAGCAGCAAAGTACTCAACTGAAAAG GATTAA